The proteins below come from a single Halostagnicola larsenii XH-48 genomic window:
- a CDS encoding pro-sigmaK processing inhibitor BofA family protein — MVTGLEILLLALVLAAIVGASRVIQAVRPFIVNAIVGLVVLFLAQAVFDISVAITPIALLIVAIGGLPGSILVILLSILEIAFV, encoded by the coding sequence ATGGTCACTGGACTCGAGATTCTCCTTCTCGCACTGGTACTCGCGGCCATCGTCGGCGCGTCGCGTGTCATCCAGGCCGTGCGGCCGTTTATCGTCAATGCGATCGTCGGACTGGTCGTTCTCTTTCTCGCCCAGGCCGTGTTCGATATTTCGGTCGCCATCACCCCGATCGCGCTCCTGATCGTGGCCATCGGCGGTCTCCCCGGGTCGATACTCGTGATCTTGCTATCGATCCTCGAGATCGCGTTCGTGTAG
- a CDS encoding DEAD/DEAH box helicase, which yields MSKQVQDVETIFCHEVGSDYLVVVSRDGKRLFRAKLGLSETNAGPRPAKFRLKRGSTEEPRQPDEFVELARRAERIRISEQTSPAGRAELQEMLDGYQLDAKVVRTCRYCASAGRYSPITTETAIKDDRDWICTDCASQELERQLSHVGNVTGAAKDRLEELMHEVQDLERIVNLLKGRLDPDLTKFDTISSTTDEVDPVRVDSLSLHPDLQGLLESRFETLLPVQSLSVDHGLLSGDDQLVVSATATGKTLVGEMTGIDRVLEGKGKMLFLVPLVALANQKYEDFKDEYGDLVDVSIRVGASRVADSGNQFDPNADVIVGTYEGIDHALRTGKDMGNIGTVVIDEVHTLKEEGRGHRLDGLISRLKYTCEQRAADRESYGGAQWVYLSATVGNPEQLAETLESKLIEFEERPIPIERHVTFADGQEKVTVENKLVKREFDTESSKGYRGQTIIFTNSRRRCHEISRKLEYSAAPYHAGLDYGRRKSVERQFANQDLAAVVTTAALAAGVDFPASQVVFDSLAMGIEWLSVQEFHQMLGRAGRPDYHDSGTVYVLVEPDCVYHNSMEMTEDEVAFKLLKDEMESVMTHYDEAAAIEETLANVTVGGRAAKRLNDRMLGEVPTKHALGKLLEYDFIDGFEPTPLGRVITEHFLDPGQAFSILDGVRKDAHPYELIAEIELRDTEL from the coding sequence GTGTCGAAGCAGGTCCAGGACGTCGAGACGATATTTTGCCACGAGGTGGGATCGGACTATCTCGTCGTGGTCAGCCGGGACGGAAAGCGGTTATTCCGCGCAAAACTGGGCCTCTCGGAAACGAACGCGGGACCGCGACCCGCCAAATTCAGGCTCAAACGCGGCTCGACCGAAGAGCCCCGCCAACCCGACGAGTTCGTCGAACTCGCCCGGCGAGCCGAACGGATCCGCATCTCCGAACAGACCTCTCCGGCGGGCCGAGCGGAACTCCAGGAAATGCTCGACGGCTATCAACTGGACGCGAAAGTCGTCCGCACCTGCCGGTACTGCGCCTCGGCCGGCCGATACTCCCCCATCACGACCGAGACGGCGATCAAGGACGATCGGGACTGGATCTGCACGGACTGTGCCAGTCAGGAACTCGAGCGTCAACTCTCCCACGTCGGAAACGTGACGGGCGCGGCCAAAGACCGCCTCGAGGAGCTCATGCACGAGGTACAGGACTTAGAGCGCATCGTTAACTTGCTCAAAGGGCGACTCGACCCCGACCTGACGAAGTTCGATACGATCTCCTCGACCACCGACGAGGTCGATCCCGTCCGCGTCGATTCGCTTTCCCTCCACCCGGACCTTCAGGGCCTGCTCGAGAGTCGATTCGAGACGCTGTTGCCGGTCCAGAGCCTCTCGGTCGACCACGGCCTGCTCTCTGGAGACGACCAACTCGTCGTTTCGGCGACGGCGACCGGAAAGACGCTCGTCGGCGAGATGACGGGGATCGACCGCGTTCTCGAGGGCAAGGGCAAAATGCTATTTCTGGTGCCGCTCGTCGCGCTTGCAAACCAGAAGTACGAAGACTTCAAAGACGAGTACGGCGACCTCGTCGACGTGAGCATCCGCGTCGGCGCGAGTCGGGTGGCCGACTCGGGCAACCAGTTCGATCCGAACGCGGACGTCATCGTCGGCACCTACGAGGGAATCGACCACGCCCTGCGGACTGGCAAGGATATGGGCAACATCGGAACCGTCGTCATCGACGAGGTTCACACGCTCAAAGAGGAGGGACGAGGGCACCGACTCGACGGGCTCATCTCCCGGCTCAAGTACACCTGCGAACAGCGTGCGGCGGATCGCGAATCATACGGCGGTGCCCAGTGGGTGTACCTCTCCGCGACGGTCGGCAACCCCGAACAGCTCGCAGAGACGCTCGAGTCGAAACTCATCGAGTTCGAAGAGCGGCCGATTCCCATCGAACGCCACGTCACCTTCGCCGACGGCCAGGAGAAGGTAACCGTCGAGAACAAGCTGGTCAAACGCGAGTTCGATACCGAATCCTCGAAGGGGTATCGCGGCCAGACGATCATCTTCACCAACTCCCGACGGCGCTGTCACGAGATTTCCCGGAAGCTCGAGTACTCGGCGGCACCCTACCACGCGGGACTGGACTACGGCCGGCGCAAGAGCGTCGAACGGCAGTTCGCCAATCAGGACCTCGCCGCGGTCGTCACGACTGCGGCACTCGCAGCCGGCGTCGACTTCCCCGCCTCGCAGGTCGTCTTCGACTCGCTTGCGATGGGCATCGAGTGGCTTTCGGTTCAGGAATTCCACCAGATGCTCGGGCGGGCGGGCCGGCCGGACTACCACGATTCGGGGACGGTGTACGTCCTCGTCGAACCGGACTGTGTGTACCACAACTCCATGGAGATGACCGAGGACGAAGTCGCGTTCAAACTCCTGAAAGATGAGATGGAGTCCGTGATGACCCACTACGACGAGGCCGCGGCCATCGAGGAGACGCTGGCCAACGTCACGGTCGGCGGTCGCGCGGCAAAGCGACTCAACGACCGGATGCTCGGCGAAGTGCCGACCAAACACGCCCTCGGGAAACTCCTCGAGTACGACTTTATCGACGGCTTCGAGCCGACGCCGCTCGGTCGCGTCATCACCGAGCACTTCCTCGATCCGGGACAGGCGTTCTCGATCCTCGACGGGGTCAGGAAAGACGCCCATCCCTACGAACTGATCGCGGAAATCGAACTCCGCGATACGGAGCTATAA